The genomic segment GGTACCGCCGGTAAGTATTGATTTGGAGAATGACGTGGCTATATTCCAGTATACTGGAGGTACTACTGGTGTTTCCAAGGGAGTGATGTTGACCCATAAAAACTTAGTGGCCAACGCCTGGCAGGTACGCCATTGGTTTCATGACGCCGTGCCCGGACAGGAAAGGGTCCTGAGCGTACTCCCATTCTTTCACTCCTTTGGCATGACTTGTTCCATGAACCTGCCGGTAGTAATGGGTTTGACCATGATTCTGGTTCCCCGGTTCAATCCCGATGAAGTTCTCGAGGTTATTAAAGCCCACCAACCCACCATTTTTCCTGGGGTTCCCACCATGTTTACGGCCATTGTTAATCATCCTCGGGTAGAGGAGTATAATGTGGCTTGTATTCGTAACACCATCAGCGGCGGGGCACCTTGCCCGGTGGAATTGATTGCTGAATTTAAGCGAAAAATTGGCGCTCCCTTACTGGAGGGCTATGGTCTGTCGGAAACCTCACCGGTTACCCATTGCAACCCTCTAGGTGGAATGACCAAAGTAGGAAGCATTGGTCTGCCAATATCCGACACTGACTGTAAGATAGTTGACTTGGAGACGGGTACTCGCGAACTTGGCGAAAACCAGGTAGGCGAGCTTATCATTAAAGGCCCGCAAGTCATGAAGGGATACTGGAATATGCCTGAGGACACTGCAGCTACCCTGCGCGATGGTTGGCTATATACAGGAGACATTGCCAAGATGGATGAAGACGGCTATTTCTACATTGTGGACCGCAAGAAGGAAATGATTATTGCCGGCGGCTACAACATCTATCCCCGGGATGTAGAAGAAGTGCTGTACGAGCATCCCAAGGTAATGCAGGCGGCAGTGGTTGGTGTTCCCGATAAGTACCGAGGGGAAACAGTGAAGGCCTTTGTGGTGTTAAGACCTGGGGAAACTATGTCTGAGCAGGAAGTTATTGAATACTGCCGGCAAAAAATGGCGGCTTACAAGGTGCCTCGCCTAGTCGAATTCCGAGATTCATTGCCCATGAGCGCAGTAGGAAAGATCCTGAGGCGAGAGCTCGCAGCCGAAGAGCGAAAAAGGGCTGGCCTATAGAAAACAAACTGAATCATGTTGGAGCCATTCCCCTGGACTATCCAACCCACTCCCAGGGGAGTTTTCTTTTTTGGTTGACTTTCCAGGCGAGATCTGGGATAATTCTCGTTTCGGAAGGGTAGGGGTGTTGCCCTTAAAATGGGAGAGGAAAGAGGCGTGATTGAGATGAAGGCGGTCCTAGTTTTGGAGGACGGCTTTGCTTTGGAAGGTGAGGCCTTTGCTGGAGAAGGAGAAATCTTCGGCGAGGTCGTTTTTAATACTAGCATGACTGGCTA from the Clostridia bacterium genome contains:
- a CDS encoding long-chain fatty acid--CoA ligase, with product MTNTDLTTRPWARHYPSQVPIRLNYPNQTLPQLLDQTAQQFPDTLATIFFGQQMTYSALAFAVSRFATALSKLGVKKGDRVMLMAPNCPQFVIAYYSILKLGAIVVQTNPMYVEREILYQANDSGAKVVIFYDALYPRIKNARAEACWETLITFSFAERMPVDDSVLRLEELAANTGGGVPPVSIDLENDVAIFQYTGGTTGVSKGVMLTHKNLVANAWQVRHWFHDAVPGQERVLSVLPFFHSFGMTCSMNLPVVMGLTMILVPRFNPDEVLEVIKAHQPTIFPGVPTMFTAIVNHPRVEEYNVACIRNTISGGAPCPVELIAEFKRKIGAPLLEGYGLSETSPVTHCNPLGGMTKVGSIGLPISDTDCKIVDLETGTRELGENQVGELIIKGPQVMKGYWNMPEDTAATLRDGWLYTGDIAKMDEDGYFYIVDRKKEMIIAGGYNIYPRDVEEVLYEHPKVMQAAVVGVPDKYRGETVKAFVVLRPGETMSEQEVIEYCRQKMAAYKVPRLVEFRDSLPMSAVGKILRRELAAEERKRAGL